In a single window of the Delftia tsuruhatensis genome:
- a CDS encoding lytic transglycosylase domain-containing protein, translating to MPASGKFFAAARTFAIDVANGFLAIIHNSFALLGLAVAFLAITLFARPDLRDAGESQLRSWLTARQTAELGMPVELAASERATATNPKSLPKEQAAVAFWLSKKYRVAPEPIAALVSEAYDLGKANRLDPTLILAIMAIESSFNPFAQSAVGAQGLMQVMTTVHTDKYENFGGQNAAFDPVSNLRVGVRVLKECIERAGSIEGGLRYYVGAANLPTDGGYAAKVLAEHQRLRLAAGMRAVPLMTAKIEQPKPAVQVAVTKPVTPATAATATEAAATQAPVPVSSGIPSVRTEQVALQTQEPAL from the coding sequence ATGCCAGCGTCAGGAAAATTCTTCGCCGCCGCGCGAACGTTCGCCATCGATGTGGCCAACGGTTTTCTTGCCATCATCCACAACAGCTTCGCCCTGCTGGGCCTGGCTGTGGCCTTTCTGGCCATCACCTTGTTCGCCCGTCCCGATCTGCGCGATGCCGGAGAGAGCCAGTTGCGCTCCTGGCTGACCGCCCGCCAGACGGCCGAACTGGGCATGCCCGTCGAGCTCGCCGCCAGCGAGCGCGCGACGGCGACCAATCCCAAGAGCCTGCCCAAGGAGCAGGCGGCCGTGGCCTTCTGGCTCAGCAAGAAATACCGCGTGGCGCCGGAGCCCATCGCTGCCCTGGTCAGCGAGGCCTACGACCTGGGCAAGGCCAACCGCCTGGATCCCACGCTGATCCTGGCCATCATGGCGATCGAGTCGAGCTTCAACCCGTTCGCACAAAGCGCCGTGGGCGCGCAGGGTCTGATGCAGGTGATGACCACGGTGCACACCGACAAGTACGAGAACTTCGGTGGCCAGAACGCTGCGTTCGATCCCGTGAGCAATCTGCGCGTGGGCGTGCGCGTGCTCAAGGAATGCATAGAGCGCGCCGGCTCCATCGAGGGCGGCCTGCGTTACTACGTGGGCGCGGCCAATCTGCCCACCGATGGTGGCTACGCCGCCAAGGTGCTGGCCGAGCACCAGCGCCTGCGCCTTGCGGCAGGCATGCGCGCGGTGCCCTTGATGACAGCCAAGATCGAGCAGCCCAAGCCGGCGGTCCAGGTCGCGGTGACCAAGCCTGTCACACCCGCCACAGCAGCCACGGCCACCGAGGCCGCCGCCACACAGGCACCGGTACCCGTGAGCTCGGGTATTCCGTCCGTGCGCACCGAGCAGGTAGCACTGCAAACCCAGGAGCCGGCCCTGTAG
- a CDS encoding DUF748 domain-containing protein: MQSFLFRNRWLRRLVITLAVFVLLLLLLWALVPGIAKSQLEKQASARLGRAVTVGRVEFSPWSLELTLRDLRVARAAQEGASAQDEPSTSQFQVDRIYVNASIQSLLRLMPVLDAIEVDAPVLRLTQRSLGHFDVDDVLARLSQPSDPEPSGPVGFALYNIALSDGRVELQDDLQERQHTLDQLQLRLPFISNLESKRDIKVLPHLSFALNGSRFESSAQSTPFTDQRRTAVDLSWQGVDLAPYLGYVPSSAPIRPSAGVLDTNLHIAFEQDPQAVVRISGEISLSGAELRDREGAPLLRFERLAAVLKNVQPLQSIAELESVQWSAPEVFASRDARGRINWLSAAQGPAAVDGAAADAPQQAPDKPTDARQPWQVALGRLVIADATVHWRDAAPDAGKAGAALQARQLSVHARDIRWPMEQPLSFDAGLLLQAGAAAPDAKPAQLMLSGALTDKQGRLAISARQLPLQLAAPYLSAHLAPELSGVLETDAGLGWNGSAMVAHVARLAVEQLSLKDRVAPVAVAQLQLDQVQVDLARQQVAVGRVALQKPQVAVARDTQGRWMYEQWLPTTAPAPVPPGPGKAASRPWALKLQAVEVDGGAVTLRDAAPMRGADAPRSVSLDLSSLRLRLGAIEPLAARQATTPLELSAHVGSGRRVQAGSLSLRGDLGLAPLSLQGKVQARSLPLHALEPYFADLLNVELVRADGNFTGQLRFASLPVGPELAVQGDVELSELRMRSALASPVQAADAAPAAPRSAAGAVAAVLSESTADRAASSGLGLRDELLAWKTLAVRGLDLQMQPAQPLRLSVRETALSDFFARVIVQRNGRINLQDIVKSAKSEQSLAQNAVPAADGAGTSAQAASAAVPASGPAPIVNVGPIVLTGGRVQFSDYFIQPNYSADLSELAGRLSAFSSQQTSGQQGPQLADVELRGRAQGTAFLEITGQVNPLAKPLALDIRAQMRDLELPPLSPYSIKYAGHGIERGKLSMDVDYKIEPDGQLTARNKLVLHQLTFGEPVQGAPASLPVRLAVALLADRNGVIDLDLPVSGSLNDPQFRLAPVIFKIIGNLIMKAVTAPFSLLSGAFGGSSESGVVAFAPGRAQIDAKARESLDKVVASLKERPALKLTVIGEAREAQDREAWKQAQLDRLLLAQKRRQALRDGRSAESVTEVSEAEVPTLTKALYSRSDFAKPRNVIGMAKDLPTDQMRSLLLAQISVPDDAMRELALARGVAVRDYLAQQQLPLERLFLGAPRLDSQDQEWSPRAQLSLSTQ, translated from the coding sequence ATGCAATCTTTTCTTTTCAGGAACCGCTGGCTGCGCAGGCTGGTCATCACTCTTGCAGTCTTTGTCCTGCTGCTGCTGTTGCTGTGGGCGCTGGTGCCTGGCATCGCCAAGAGCCAGCTGGAAAAGCAGGCCTCCGCCAGGCTCGGCCGCGCAGTCACCGTGGGACGTGTGGAATTTTCGCCCTGGTCGCTGGAGCTGACGCTGCGCGATCTCCGTGTGGCTCGGGCGGCTCAGGAAGGGGCGTCGGCGCAGGACGAGCCATCGACATCCCAGTTCCAGGTCGATCGCATCTATGTCAATGCCAGCATCCAGTCCCTGCTGAGGCTGATGCCCGTGCTGGACGCCATCGAGGTCGATGCACCGGTGCTGCGGCTGACCCAGCGCAGCCTGGGGCATTTCGACGTGGACGACGTGCTGGCCAGACTGTCGCAGCCCAGTGATCCCGAGCCGTCCGGACCGGTGGGCTTCGCGCTGTACAACATCGCGCTCAGCGATGGCCGGGTGGAACTGCAAGATGATCTGCAGGAGCGCCAGCACACGCTGGACCAGTTGCAGCTGCGGCTGCCCTTCATCAGCAACCTGGAGTCCAAGCGGGACATCAAGGTCCTGCCGCATCTGTCCTTTGCGCTCAATGGCAGCCGCTTCGAGTCCAGCGCCCAGAGCACGCCTTTCACGGACCAGCGCCGGACCGCGGTCGACCTGAGCTGGCAGGGCGTGGACCTGGCGCCCTATCTTGGCTACGTACCCTCCAGTGCGCCCATCCGGCCGAGTGCCGGCGTGCTGGACACGAACCTGCACATCGCCTTCGAGCAGGATCCCCAGGCCGTGGTGCGTATCAGTGGCGAGATCAGCCTGTCCGGCGCCGAACTGCGCGACCGTGAGGGTGCGCCGCTGCTGCGCTTCGAGCGTCTGGCTGCCGTTCTCAAGAATGTGCAGCCTCTGCAGTCCATTGCGGAGCTGGAATCCGTGCAGTGGAGCGCGCCGGAGGTCTTTGCATCCCGCGATGCCCGTGGCCGGATCAACTGGCTGTCCGCAGCACAAGGGCCTGCGGCGGTGGACGGCGCGGCCGCCGATGCTCCGCAGCAGGCCCCGGACAAGCCCACCGATGCGCGGCAGCCGTGGCAGGTGGCCCTGGGCAGGCTCGTGATCGCCGATGCCACCGTGCATTGGCGTGATGCGGCACCCGACGCCGGGAAGGCTGGCGCGGCCTTGCAGGCGCGGCAACTGTCAGTGCACGCGCGTGACATACGGTGGCCCATGGAGCAGCCGCTGAGCTTCGATGCGGGCCTGCTCTTGCAGGCCGGTGCGGCCGCGCCGGATGCCAAGCCTGCGCAACTGATGCTCAGTGGCGCCTTGACCGACAAGCAGGGCCGACTGGCTATCTCCGCGCGGCAGCTGCCGCTTCAACTGGCGGCGCCCTATCTCTCTGCCCATCTCGCGCCCGAGCTGTCGGGCGTGCTGGAGACGGATGCCGGCCTGGGCTGGAACGGCTCTGCCATGGTGGCGCATGTGGCCCGGCTTGCCGTGGAGCAGTTGAGCCTGAAGGACAGGGTCGCACCGGTGGCCGTCGCACAATTGCAGCTGGACCAGGTGCAGGTCGATCTGGCCCGCCAGCAGGTCGCCGTGGGGCGCGTGGCATTGCAAAAGCCGCAAGTGGCCGTGGCGCGCGACACGCAGGGCCGATGGATGTACGAGCAATGGCTGCCGACCACGGCGCCGGCGCCAGTGCCGCCCGGCCCGGGCAAGGCCGCGTCCAGGCCCTGGGCGCTGAAGTTGCAGGCGGTGGAGGTGGATGGCGGTGCGGTCACGCTGCGCGATGCTGCGCCCATGCGGGGAGCCGATGCACCCCGCAGTGTCTCCCTGGACCTGAGCTCGCTGCGCCTGCGGCTGGGAGCCATCGAACCGCTCGCCGCCAGGCAGGCGACCACGCCGCTGGAGCTGTCCGCCCACGTGGGGTCGGGACGCCGCGTCCAGGCGGGCTCCCTGAGTCTGCGCGGTGACCTGGGGCTGGCGCCGCTGTCGCTTCAGGGCAAGGTGCAGGCGCGCAGCCTGCCATTGCATGCGCTGGAGCCCTATTTCGCCGACCTGCTCAATGTGGAGCTGGTGCGTGCCGATGGCAATTTCACCGGCCAGCTGCGCTTTGCCAGCCTGCCGGTCGGACCCGAGCTGGCCGTGCAGGGCGATGTCGAACTCAGCGAACTGCGCATGCGCTCGGCGTTGGCCTCGCCTGTGCAGGCCGCAGATGCCGCCCCGGCGGCGCCGCGTTCTGCCGCAGGTGCCGTGGCCGCCGTGCTCAGTGAATCCACGGCGGATCGCGCAGCTTCCTCGGGGCTGGGATTGCGTGACGAGCTGCTGGCGTGGAAGACGCTGGCCGTGCGCGGTCTGGATCTGCAGATGCAGCCCGCGCAGCCGCTGCGCCTGAGCGTGCGCGAGACGGCTCTCAGCGATTTCTTTGCGCGTGTCATCGTGCAGCGCAATGGCCGCATCAACCTGCAGGACATCGTCAAGTCGGCCAAGTCAGAGCAGTCGCTGGCGCAGAACGCGGTGCCCGCTGCCGATGGCGCTGGCACGTCGGCGCAGGCCGCGTCTGCTGCCGTTCCTGCGTCGGGTCCGGCCCCCATCGTCAACGTCGGCCCCATCGTTCTGACAGGGGGCAGGGTGCAGTTCTCCGACTACTTCATCCAGCCCAACTACTCGGCCGATCTCAGCGAGCTGGCAGGGCGCCTGAGTGCCTTCTCGTCGCAGCAGACCTCCGGGCAGCAGGGGCCGCAACTGGCGGATGTGGAGTTGCGTGGCCGTGCCCAGGGCACCGCTTTCCTGGAGATCACCGGCCAGGTCAATCCGCTGGCCAAGCCGCTGGCCCTGGACATCCGTGCCCAGATGCGCGATCTGGAGCTGCCGCCTCTGTCTCCCTATTCCATCAAATATGCGGGCCACGGCATCGAGCGCGGCAAGCTCAGCATGGACGTCGACTACAAGATCGAACCCGACGGCCAGCTCACGGCGCGCAACAAGCTGGTGCTGCACCAGCTGACCTTCGGCGAGCCCGTGCAAGGGGCTCCGGCCTCGCTGCCCGTGCGCCTGGCCGTGGCGCTGCTGGCTGACCGCAATGGGGTCATCGACCTGGATCTGCCGGTCAGCGGCTCGCTCAACGACCCACAGTTCCGGCTGGCGCCGGTCATCTTCAAGATCATCGGCAATCTGATCATGAAGGCCGTCACCGCGCCGTTCTCGCTGCTCTCCGGTGCCTTTGGCGGCAGCAGCGAGTCGGGCGTGGTGGCCTTCGCGCCGGGCCGTGCCCAGATCGATGCCAAGGCGCGCGAGAGCCTGGACAAGGTGGTTGCCTCGCTCAAGGAACGTCCCGCGCTCAAGCTCACCGTGATCGGGGAGGCGCGCGAGGCACAGGACCGGGAGGCATGGAAGCAGGCGCAGCTCGATCGCCTGCTGCTGGCGCAAAAGCGCCGCCAGGCCCTGCGCGATGGCAGGTCGGCGGAGTCCGTCACCGAAGTGTCCGAAGCGGAGGTGCCGACACTGACCAAGGCGTTGTACAGCCGATCTGACTTTGCCAAGCCGCGCAATGTCATCGGCATGGCCAAGGATCTGCCCACGGACCAGATGCGCAGCCTCCTGCTTGCCCAGATCAGTGTTCCCGACGACGCGATGCGGGAGCTGGCACTGGCGCGCGGCGTTGCTGTGCGAGACTATCTGGCACAGCAGCAGTTGCCGCTGGAGCGGCTGTTCCTGGGAGCTCCCAGGCTGGACTCGCAGGACCAGGAGTGGAGTCCGCGCGCCCAGCTCAGCCTGTCCACGCAGTAG
- a CDS encoding DUF349 domain-containing protein, which yields MSDAPEVSPASAKNPEQHPLDVLTGGAFSAETSGDRAARIRDWLATQPTVDQLQDVLKELSARDKGAARAVRERLDEIRRTKDQEKIAVEWAEKAQALLVASPFNAAEAAAWQRDAAKAGAPLSREPLSQFKARLAERVKAIEELQHRVQVQREVAVLLAQRIEVLSTKPWRDAQAVLDNLRTDVARWQEQAGELTGDGNWASVDGRFPPQLEAASAQLILVWDAFQSALAQTEAAAADESAPLPTVPVWADELRVARGLPPEAVATEPAKAPAAARGPAQPKGKASAEQVAAAAAALTQALEQLQAQTAAGQGQAGSAAVLAVRAAIKAHGRLVDDALVTQVHEALLAAGESEGWPRQNADKLREELVAKAEALLNRPEGQALGGRKIQESLRNLREQWKLADQGSAANHALWKKFDEACNAAHKVVEAWHEKLRTETTQSKAQRLALIEEVKAWAAQHANGEDLKGAARALRQFAERWRESGHIGEKLFAELQPQFKQAMALAEAPLHAAQKDSLQRRHAMIDEATALGAAPSLRIDAVKALQQRWQAEAQAVPLDRKHEQKLWDAFRKPLDEAFNRKGSERGARATSVALSDHDRRVLEASQAVEAANASGDVQQIRAAVEVLEEALRGRADASVQAAAASVPAAANGAEEAAARPVTVRPVVAVRGDDRPGMKKEDSGAARTGRPGDRRDGGRGRDGRDSREGGGRFGREGREPREDRGPRLADPAFRAQREAMEHAQEALRKLAAQAHGEALTQLLAAWQARDAAQLPAAQQLGGRVSPQVRSAWSQALGQAPQGDAGDALLRLEIAADVPTPAEHLTARRALQLQLLTRRNDPSPQETWGRDAARVLASARDEGNARRLQNVLRQLLRK from the coding sequence ATGTCCGATGCACCTGAAGTGAGCCCTGCTTCTGCCAAGAATCCTGAACAACACCCCTTGGACGTGCTCACGGGCGGCGCCTTCTCCGCTGAAACCTCGGGTGACCGGGCCGCGCGCATCCGCGACTGGCTGGCCACCCAGCCCACGGTCGATCAGCTGCAGGACGTACTCAAGGAACTGAGTGCGCGCGACAAGGGCGCAGCCCGCGCGGTGCGTGAGCGCCTGGACGAGATCCGCCGTACCAAGGACCAGGAAAAGATCGCCGTGGAATGGGCCGAAAAGGCCCAGGCGCTGCTGGTCGCATCGCCCTTCAACGCGGCCGAGGCCGCTGCCTGGCAGCGTGACGCCGCCAAGGCGGGTGCGCCGCTGTCGCGCGAGCCGCTGTCCCAGTTCAAGGCCCGGCTGGCCGAGCGTGTCAAGGCCATCGAGGAGCTGCAGCACCGTGTCCAGGTGCAGCGCGAGGTGGCTGTCTTGCTGGCCCAGCGCATCGAAGTCCTGTCCACCAAGCCCTGGCGCGACGCCCAGGCCGTGCTGGACAACCTGCGCACCGACGTGGCCCGCTGGCAGGAACAGGCCGGTGAACTGACCGGCGACGGGAACTGGGCCAGTGTGGATGGCCGCTTCCCGCCGCAGCTGGAGGCTGCCAGCGCGCAGTTGATCCTGGTCTGGGATGCCTTCCAGTCGGCCCTGGCGCAGACCGAGGCGGCAGCCGCCGATGAATCCGCACCGTTGCCGACCGTGCCCGTCTGGGCGGATGAGCTGCGCGTGGCGCGCGGCCTGCCTCCTGAAGCCGTGGCCACCGAGCCTGCCAAGGCACCGGCCGCTGCCCGTGGCCCGGCCCAGCCCAAGGGCAAGGCATCTGCAGAGCAGGTGGCGGCAGCTGCCGCGGCCCTGACCCAGGCGCTGGAGCAACTGCAGGCCCAGACGGCCGCTGGCCAGGGCCAGGCGGGTTCTGCCGCCGTACTGGCTGTGCGTGCCGCCATCAAGGCCCATGGCCGCCTGGTGGACGATGCCCTGGTCACCCAGGTGCACGAGGCGCTGCTGGCGGCTGGTGAGTCCGAGGGCTGGCCGCGCCAGAACGCCGACAAGCTGCGCGAGGAACTGGTGGCCAAGGCGGAGGCTTTGCTGAACCGGCCTGAAGGGCAGGCACTGGGTGGCCGCAAGATCCAGGAATCGCTGCGCAACCTGCGTGAGCAATGGAAGCTGGCCGATCAGGGCAGCGCAGCCAACCATGCGTTGTGGAAGAAGTTCGACGAGGCCTGCAACGCAGCGCACAAGGTGGTGGAGGCCTGGCACGAGAAGCTGCGCACCGAGACCACCCAGTCCAAGGCGCAGCGTCTTGCGCTGATCGAAGAGGTCAAGGCCTGGGCCGCGCAGCATGCGAACGGTGAAGACCTGAAGGGCGCGGCACGTGCGCTCAGGCAGTTCGCCGAGCGCTGGCGTGAAAGCGGCCATATCGGCGAGAAGCTGTTTGCCGAGCTGCAGCCCCAGTTCAAGCAGGCCATGGCGCTGGCCGAGGCTCCGCTGCATGCCGCGCAGAAGGACAGCCTGCAGCGCCGTCATGCCATGATCGACGAGGCCACGGCCCTGGGCGCGGCGCCCAGCCTGCGCATCGATGCCGTCAAGGCGCTGCAGCAGCGCTGGCAGGCCGAGGCGCAGGCTGTGCCCCTGGATCGCAAGCACGAGCAAAAGCTCTGGGATGCCTTCCGCAAGCCGTTGGACGAAGCCTTCAATCGCAAGGGCAGCGAGCGTGGTGCCCGTGCCACCTCGGTGGCTCTCAGCGACCATGATCGCCGTGTGCTGGAGGCATCGCAGGCGGTGGAAGCTGCCAATGCATCGGGCGATGTACAGCAGATCCGTGCCGCTGTGGAGGTCTTGGAGGAGGCGCTGCGCGGCCGCGCCGATGCATCCGTCCAGGCTGCTGCGGCCTCGGTGCCTGCGGCGGCGAATGGTGCTGAAGAAGCGGCAGCCAGGCCGGTGACGGTGCGCCCCGTGGTCGCCGTGCGTGGCGATGACCGCCCGGGCATGAAGAAGGAAGACAGTGGTGCCGCGCGCACCGGTCGTCCTGGCGACCGCCGCGATGGCGGACGTGGTCGTGATGGCCGTGACAGCCGCGAGGGGGGCGGACGCTTCGGGCGTGAAGGGCGCGAGCCTCGCGAGGATCGCGGTCCCCGCCTGGCGGATCCGGCTTTCCGCGCCCAGCGTGAAGCCATGGAACATGCCCAGGAAGCGCTGCGCAAGCTCGCGGCACAGGCCCATGGCGAAGCGCTGACCCAGCTGCTGGCGGCCTGGCAGGCGCGTGATGCGGCCCAACTGCCTGCGGCCCAGCAACTGGGTGGCCGTGTCTCGCCCCAGGTCCGCAGCGCCTGGTCTCAGGCCCTGGGCCAGGCGCCTCAGGGCGATGCGGGTGACGCGCTGCTGCGCCTGGAGATAGCAGCCGACGTTCCCACGCCGGCCGAGCACCTGACCGCGCGCCGCGCGCTGCAGCTGCAGTTGCTGACGCGCCGCAACGATCCTTCTCCCCAGGAGACCTGGGGCCGCGATGCGGCTCGCGTGCTGGCCTCCGCCCGTGACGAGGGTAATGCCCGTCGCCTGCAGAATGTGCTCAGGCAGCTGCTGCGCAAGTGA
- the rnr gene encoding ribonuclease R produces MNPRAKSADVNEEIWGSVQGHRDGHGFVIRDDGESDIFLPPNEMRAVLHKDRVKVRIVRQDRRGRPEGRVVEIVERPAHNIIGRFLQESGVWLVAPEDKRYGQDILIPANATGSAKIGQVVVVELTEAPALFGQPVGRIIEVLGEVDDPGMEIEIAVRKYGVPHVFSDACLAQAKALPDKVRPADRKKRIDLTDVPLVTIDGEDARDFDDAVYCEPAKVGRSKGWRLLVAIADVSHYVTTGSAIDVDAYDRATSVYFPRRVIPMLPEKLSNGLCSLNPDVDRLCMVCDMLVTAKGEVHAYQFYPAVMHSHARFTYTEVAAILANTRGPEAARRSERVGDLLNLHGVYQALLKAREARGAVDFETTETQIVCDENGRIEKIVPRTRNEAHKLIEEAMLAANVCSADFIEQSGRVGLFRVHDKPSLEKQDILRNYLKAMGVGVSIGDNPATSDFQAIANATKDRPDAQQIHTMLLRSMMQAFYTPENSGHFGLAFDAYTHFTSPIRRYPDLLVHRVIKAELEGTHYHLPELPTPGEAEAKLAKRLASRVSEPRQKPRKRAAAAEVQAWEAAGLHCSANERRADEASRDVEAWLKCKYMREHLGEEFAGTVSAVTTFGIFVTLDAMYVEGLVHITELGGDYFRFDEARQELRGERSGIRYGIGTRLRVQVSRVDLDGRRIDFRLVREGEEQAPTTRSGRPAAREEGYGSDKWGRRDARDKRAQRNAPAKPFSDSAAAAGNKGRKASRKAMVKGVNLAALEAEYAQQARTDAPAQHEPPAQASGVAQRKGRKSARRGSDAPADAVYTAETAAGRPLPQLPPPSPVQALRALGKKVLGAVKTKAGTVGKPAKSRRKA; encoded by the coding sequence ATGAACCCTCGCGCAAAAAGTGCCGACGTGAACGAAGAGATCTGGGGCAGTGTGCAGGGGCACCGAGACGGGCACGGTTTCGTCATCCGCGATGACGGCGAAAGCGACATCTTCCTGCCTCCCAACGAAATGCGTGCGGTGCTGCACAAGGACCGGGTCAAGGTCCGCATCGTGCGCCAGGATCGGCGCGGCCGTCCCGAAGGGCGGGTGGTAGAGATCGTCGAGCGTCCCGCTCACAACATCATCGGGCGCTTCCTGCAGGAAAGCGGCGTCTGGCTCGTGGCTCCCGAGGACAAGCGCTACGGCCAGGACATCCTGATCCCCGCCAATGCCACGGGTTCCGCCAAGATCGGCCAGGTGGTCGTGGTCGAGTTGACCGAGGCGCCTGCGCTGTTCGGTCAGCCCGTGGGCCGCATCATCGAAGTGCTGGGCGAGGTCGATGATCCTGGCATGGAGATCGAGATCGCCGTGCGCAAATACGGGGTGCCCCATGTGTTCTCCGACGCCTGCCTGGCCCAGGCCAAGGCGCTGCCCGACAAGGTGCGGCCGGCGGACCGCAAGAAGCGCATCGATCTGACTGATGTGCCGCTGGTGACCATTGACGGCGAGGATGCGCGCGACTTCGACGACGCCGTCTATTGCGAACCCGCCAAGGTCGGGCGCAGCAAAGGCTGGCGCCTGCTGGTGGCCATTGCCGATGTGAGCCACTATGTGACCACCGGCAGCGCCATCGATGTCGATGCCTATGACCGCGCCACCAGTGTCTACTTCCCGCGCCGCGTGATCCCCATGCTGCCCGAGAAGCTGAGCAACGGCCTGTGCTCACTGAATCCCGACGTTGATAGGCTGTGCATGGTCTGCGACATGCTGGTCACCGCCAAGGGGGAGGTCCATGCCTACCAGTTCTACCCGGCGGTGATGCACAGCCATGCGCGTTTCACCTATACCGAGGTGGCGGCCATCCTGGCCAATACCCGTGGCCCCGAGGCGGCACGGCGCAGCGAGCGCGTGGGCGATCTGCTGAATCTGCACGGCGTCTACCAGGCGCTGCTCAAGGCGCGCGAGGCGCGTGGTGCCGTGGACTTCGAAACCACGGAAACGCAGATCGTCTGCGACGAGAACGGCCGCATCGAGAAGATCGTGCCCCGCACGCGCAACGAGGCCCACAAGCTGATCGAGGAGGCCATGCTGGCGGCCAACGTGTGCAGCGCGGACTTCATCGAGCAAAGCGGCCGTGTCGGCCTGTTCCGCGTGCACGACAAGCCTTCTCTGGAAAAGCAGGACATCCTGCGCAACTATCTCAAGGCCATGGGGGTGGGGGTGTCGATCGGCGACAACCCCGCCACCTCGGACTTCCAGGCCATCGCCAACGCGACCAAGGACCGGCCTGATGCGCAGCAGATCCACACCATGCTGCTGCGCTCCATGATGCAGGCCTTCTACACGCCCGAGAATTCGGGCCACTTCGGGCTGGCGTTCGATGCCTATACCCACTTCACCAGCCCGATCCGCCGCTATCCGGACCTGCTGGTGCATCGCGTGATCAAGGCCGAGCTCGAAGGCACGCATTACCACCTGCCCGAGCTGCCCACGCCCGGGGAGGCGGAAGCCAAGCTGGCCAAGCGCCTGGCCTCGCGTGTCAGCGAACCCCGGCAAAAGCCGCGCAAGCGTGCTGCGGCTGCCGAGGTGCAGGCCTGGGAGGCGGCAGGCCTGCACTGCAGTGCCAACGAGCGCCGTGCCGACGAGGCCAGCCGCGATGTGGAGGCATGGCTCAAGTGCAAGTACATGCGCGAGCATCTGGGCGAGGAGTTCGCGGGCACGGTATCGGCCGTGACCACCTTCGGCATTTTCGTCACGCTCGATGCCATGTACGTGGAGGGTCTGGTCCACATCACCGAGCTGGGTGGCGATTACTTCCGCTTTGATGAGGCGCGCCAGGAATTGCGTGGCGAACGCTCGGGCATACGCTATGGCATAGGCACGCGGTTGCGTGTGCAGGTCAGCCGGGTGGATCTCGATGGCCGCCGCATCGACTTCCGGCTGGTGCGTGAAGGTGAGGAGCAGGCGCCCACGACCCGCAGCGGGCGGCCTGCCGCACGCGAGGAGGGCTACGGCAGCGACAAGTGGGGGCGCCGCGACGCCCGGGACAAACGTGCCCAGCGCAATGCGCCGGCCAAACCTTTCTCCGACAGTGCGGCGGCGGCCGGCAACAAGGGCCGCAAGGCGTCACGCAAGGCCATGGTCAAGGGCGTGAACCTGGCGGCGCTGGAGGCCGAGTACGCACAACAGGCGCGTACGGATGCTCCCGCGCAGCACGAGCCTCCTGCCCAGGCTTCCGGGGTGGCGCAGCGCAAGGGCAGGAAGAGCGCAAGGCGCGGCAGCGATGCGCCTGCCGATGCCGTCTATACCGCCGAGACCGCTGCCGGCAGGCCGTTGCCGCAACTGCCGCCGCCGTCGCCGGTCCAGGCGCTGCGAGCCCTGGGCAAGAAGGTGCTGGGCGCCGTCAAGACCAAGGCCGGCACCGTCGGCAAGCCCGCCAAGTCCCGGCGCAAGGCCTGA